TATCTCAATTGAAAAAGGGAAATACGATCCATCACTTCCGCTAGCATTTGAAATAGCGAAAACATTTCAGACAACAATAGAACATGTATTTATTTATAAAGGAAAAGAAGAGGGGGAATAGGGATGAATTATTCACAAAAGTACTTTGTAATTATGGGGATTATTTTTCTATTTATGAGTGGATTTATGATATTAACAGGTATAATGACGCATTCTGCACCGCCAGCCATAACGTATCCATTGCTTGGGATGATGATTATGTGTTTCTGTCTAAGCTACTTGCATCCGCAATTTAAAGAAAAAGACGAGCGAATGAAACTTATTCGTTATAAAGGAATGTTTGTAACCTTTTTTGCATTAACGGCATATTATCTTCTTTTCTCTATCGGCTTAAATTTAAAAATACTTACACTATCTGCTACTGAATTATTGAATATACTTATGGCACTTACGATGAGTACCGTCTTTATCTCATTTGTTGTTTTGGCAAAAAGATATTAAGATGGAAGAGAGAAAGGAAGATTAATATATGCAAATGATGTATGCTTTTGGCATTGGGCTTGTATTATTTTTAGCAGTATTCTTATTTATTCGTAAAGACGTTCAAGGCGGGACGTTAACGAAACGAGGATTTTATAAAATGATCGGCTGTTTAGTTGTTATGTTTATAGCGATTATTGTAATGATTGTTTTAATAAGTCGGTCACTATAGAATGTAAAAACGGAACCTTACTTCGGTAAGGTTTTTTCTTTATTGTTCAACCTAAAAATTACCACTAAATCCATTTACTATAA
This DNA window, taken from Bacillus cereus ATCC 14579, encodes the following:
- a CDS encoding helix-turn-helix transcriptional regulator, coding for MENKMVEYRKKFGLSQEKLAEKLGVSRQTIISIEKGKYDPSLPLAFEIAKTFQTTIEHVFIYKGKEEGE
- a CDS encoding DUF3976 domain-containing protein; this encodes MQMMYAFGIGLVLFLAVFLFIRKDVQGGTLTKRGFYKMIGCLVVMFIAIIVMIVLISRSL